The proteins below come from a single Hyperolius riggenbachi isolate aHypRig1 chromosome 8, aHypRig1.pri, whole genome shotgun sequence genomic window:
- the LOC137528113 gene encoding tumor necrosis factor-like, whose translation MELTQVQTEVPLLQPPTAAPRRSLSCFHWLSIFSFALLLVATTVLALLHFRIIPTPGNEDEFHVPEVLHIKSFLGSAPRAQGQDAQRAAAHLTGKMSGEGITWEASDMNTFQNNEFELQKQNTELKIPRDGLYFVYTQVVFTGKSCGKESILDLTHEVKRKTEEYEKVLPILTSTKTVCQVESPKPWTQPIYQGGIFQLDRDDILFTETTNVKLLNSNHGKVYFGVLAL comes from the exons ATGGAGCTGACACAAGTGCAAACAGAGGTGCCTCTTCTTCAGCCTCCAACAGCCGCACCCCGGAGAAGTTTGTCCTGCTTCCATTGGCTCAGCATCTTCTCCTTCGCCCTCTTGCTGGTGGCCACCACTGTCTTAGCTCTGCTGCATTTTCGGATTATTCCAACACCAGGCAATGAG GACGAATTTCACGTTCCAGAAGTACTCCACATCAAGTCATTTCTAG GTTCTGCACCCCGAGCCCAAGGCCAAGATGCACAAAGAGCAGCTGCCCACTTAACAG GAAAGATGAGTGGTGAAGGAATAACATGGGAAGCGTCAGACATGAACACTTTCCAAAACAATGAATTTGAACTTCAAAAGCAGAATACTGAATTGAAGATTCCAAGAGATGGCCTCTACTTTGTCTACACTCAGGTGGTCTTCACTGGCAAGAGCTGTGGGAAAGAATCCATTCTCGATCTCACCCATGAAGTCAAGCGAAAAACCGAAGAATATGAAAAggtcctgcccattctcacctccACCAAGACCGTGTGTCAGGTGGAATCACCAAAACCCTGGACCCAGCCAATCTACCAAGGAGGTATATTTCAGCTTGACAGGGATGATATTCTTTTCACTGAAACCACAAATGTAAAGCTGCTCAACTCCAATCATGGAAAGGTTTACTTTGGGGTTCTAGCATTATAA